A stretch of the Bacillus anthracis str. Vollum genome encodes the following:
- the mreC gene encoding rod shape-determining protein MreC, with translation MPQFFLNKRLIVLLVSIILLVALIGISLKERNSLTWPEQFVKDTVGVVERVFQKPAKYVAGFFENVEDVKRTYEENKELKAKLDNYGKLSGQVKQLEDDKRKLQELTGKKELPSDYTEIPATVVSRNPDKWYDLVGIDKGAQQGIKKDMAVVTSQGLVGRVKSVSQFTSSVELLSSMSRTNRVSAIVQGNEKIFGLIEGYDKEKHLLLFTKIGSDAKVEPDQLVVTSGLGDIFPKGLVIGKIVDVQPDPYGLTKTAYVKPAADLNDVEHIMVAKRETPSAPLE, from the coding sequence GTGCCACAGTTTTTCTTAAACAAAAGATTAATTGTTTTGTTAGTTAGTATTATTCTTCTCGTGGCATTGATTGGAATCTCATTGAAAGAACGGAACAGTTTAACATGGCCAGAGCAGTTTGTTAAAGACACTGTCGGTGTTGTAGAACGTGTATTCCAAAAGCCAGCGAAATACGTAGCTGGATTCTTCGAAAATGTAGAGGATGTAAAGCGCACGTATGAAGAGAATAAAGAATTAAAAGCAAAATTAGATAATTACGGAAAGTTATCAGGTCAAGTAAAACAATTAGAAGATGATAAAAGGAAATTACAAGAGTTAACGGGTAAAAAAGAGTTGCCTAGCGACTATACTGAAATTCCAGCTACTGTCGTTTCTCGTAACCCGGATAAATGGTACGATCTAGTTGGAATTGATAAAGGGGCGCAGCAAGGAATTAAAAAAGATATGGCTGTAGTAACTTCACAAGGTTTAGTTGGACGAGTGAAAAGTGTATCTCAGTTTACATCATCAGTAGAATTGTTAAGCTCTATGAGCCGAACAAATCGTGTTTCTGCTATCGTACAAGGTAATGAGAAAATCTTTGGATTGATTGAAGGTTATGACAAAGAAAAGCACTTACTTCTTTTCACAAAGATTGGTTCTGATGCAAAAGTAGAGCCTGATCAACTAGTTGTAACATCTGGACTTGGTGATATTTTCCCGAAAGGTCTTGTAATTGGAAAAATCGTTGATGTTCAGCCGGATCCATACGGTTTAACAAAAACAGCTTATGTAAAACCTGCCGCTGATTTAAATGACGTAGAGCATATTATGGTTGCGAAACGTGA
- the mreB gene encoding cell shape-determining protein MreB: protein MFGFGGFTRDLGIDLGTANTLVYVKGKGVVLREPSVVALQTDTKQIVAVGSDAKQMIGRTPGNVVALRPMKDGVIADYETTATMMKYYIQQAQKSNGFFSRKPYVMVCVPSGITAVERRAVIDATRQAGARDAYPIEEPFAAAIGANLPVWEPTGSMVVDIGGGTTEVAIISLGGIVTSQSVRVAGDDMDDSIIQYIKKSYNLMIGERTAEALKLEIGSAGEPEGIEPMEIRGRDLVSGLPKTVLIQPEEIADALKDTVDAIVESVKNTLEKTPPELAADIMDRGIVLTGGGALLRNLDKVISEETNMPVLVAEDPLDCVAIGTGKALDNIDLFKTAAR, encoded by the coding sequence ATGTTTGGATTTGGTGGCTTTACTCGCGATCTTGGAATAGACTTAGGAACTGCGAACACGCTTGTATATGTAAAAGGAAAAGGTGTAGTGTTACGTGAACCTTCAGTAGTAGCGTTACAAACTGATACGAAACAAATCGTTGCTGTAGGTAGCGATGCAAAACAAATGATTGGTCGTACACCAGGAAACGTTGTGGCACTTCGCCCGATGAAAGACGGTGTAATTGCTGATTACGAAACGACAGCAACAATGATGAAATATTACATTCAACAAGCTCAAAAATCAAATGGATTCTTCTCACGTAAACCATACGTAATGGTATGTGTACCATCTGGTATTACAGCTGTAGAAAGACGTGCAGTAATCGATGCGACTCGTCAAGCTGGTGCTCGTGATGCTTATCCTATCGAAGAGCCATTTGCAGCAGCAATTGGTGCGAACTTACCTGTTTGGGAACCAACTGGTAGTATGGTTGTTGATATCGGTGGCGGTACAACAGAAGTTGCAATCATTTCTTTAGGTGGTATTGTAACAAGTCAATCAGTTCGTGTTGCTGGTGATGATATGGACGATTCAATCATTCAGTACATTAAGAAAAGCTACAACTTAATGATCGGTGAAAGAACAGCTGAAGCATTAAAATTAGAAATTGGTTCTGCAGGCGAGCCAGAAGGTATCGAACCTATGGAAATTCGCGGTCGTGATTTAGTAAGTGGTTTACCAAAAACAGTGCTAATTCAACCAGAAGAAATTGCAGATGCATTAAAAGATACAGTAGATGCAATTGTAGAATCTGTTAAAAATACGTTAGAGAAAACTCCACCTGAATTAGCGGCAGACATTATGGACCGTGGTATCGTATTAACAGGTGGCGGAGCATTACTACGTAACTTAGATAAAGTGATTAGTGAAGAAACAAATATGCCAGTGCTTGTTGCAGAAGACCCATTAGATTGCGTAGCAATTGGAACGGGTAAAGCATTAGACAATATCGATCTTTTCAAAACTGCTGCTCGATAA
- the radC gene encoding DNA repair protein RadC, which translates to MNGIRDVVKEEQPRERLLLEGAGSLSNRELLAVLLRTGSKEESVLKLSDKILHHFDGLRMLKDATLEELVSIHGVGVAKATQLIAAFELGRRMVRLEYQNRYSIRSPEDCATYMMEEMRFLQQEHFVCLYLNTKNQVIHRQTIFIGSLNSSIVHPREVFKEAFRRAAASIICLHNHPSGDPAPSREDIEVTKRLVECGRIIGIEVLDHIIIGDHKFVSLKEKGHI; encoded by the coding sequence ATGAACGGTATTCGTGATGTTGTCAAAGAAGAACAGCCACGGGAGCGTTTATTGTTAGAGGGAGCTGGAAGTTTATCAAATCGGGAGCTTCTTGCAGTGTTACTGAGAACAGGTTCTAAGGAAGAATCAGTTTTGAAGTTATCAGATAAAATTTTACATCACTTTGATGGTTTACGTATGCTGAAAGATGCAACGTTAGAAGAGCTTGTCAGTATACATGGTGTCGGGGTTGCAAAGGCAACTCAGCTTATAGCCGCTTTTGAACTCGGTAGAAGAATGGTGCGTTTAGAATATCAAAATAGATACAGCATTCGAAGCCCGGAAGATTGCGCCACATACATGATGGAAGAAATGCGCTTCTTGCAGCAGGAGCATTTTGTATGTTTATATTTGAACACAAAGAATCAAGTCATACATAGGCAAACGATTTTCATTGGAAGTTTAAATTCATCAATTGTACATCCAAGGGAAGTTTTTAAAGAAGCGTTTCGCCGTGCAGCAGCCTCTATCATATGTCTTCATAACCATCCCTCAGGAGACCCCGCGCCGAGCCGAGAAGATATTGAAGTAACGAAACGCTTAGTAGAATGCGGTCGAATTATCGGAATTGAAGTGCTTGACCATATTATAATAGGTGACCATAAATTCGTGAGTTTAAAGGAAAAAGGTCATATTTAA
- a CDS encoding Maf family protein, whose amino-acid sequence MRKIILASGSPRRKELLELAGVPFEIIVSEVEETIGAYSSPSDIVMSLALQKASAVAENNSDHIVLGADTIVTYESRILGKPSNKAEAKEMLQLLSGKTHEVYTGVAIIAKDKTVTFYERTEVTFWELTEEEIDAYVASKEPLDKAGSYGIQGKGSIFVQHIQGDYYSVVGLPISRLVRELKQFNIDVTHA is encoded by the coding sequence ATGAGAAAAATTATTTTAGCTTCAGGATCACCTCGCAGGAAGGAATTGCTTGAGTTAGCGGGTGTGCCATTTGAAATTATTGTAAGTGAAGTAGAAGAAACGATTGGTGCGTATTCATCACCTTCTGATATTGTTATGTCCCTCGCCCTGCAAAAAGCATCTGCGGTAGCAGAAAATAACAGTGATCATATTGTGTTAGGTGCAGATACAATTGTTACATATGAATCGCGTATTCTTGGAAAGCCATCTAATAAGGCTGAGGCGAAAGAAATGTTGCAATTATTATCAGGGAAAACACATGAAGTGTATACTGGTGTGGCAATTATAGCAAAAGACAAAACAGTCACTTTTTATGAGCGTACAGAAGTTACGTTTTGGGAATTAACAGAAGAGGAAATTGACGCATACGTTGCATCAAAAGAGCCTTTGGATAAAGCCGGAAGTTATGGAATTCAAGGTAAAGGATCTATTTTTGTTCAACATATTCAAGGGGACTACTATAGTGTAGTTGGATTACCAATTTCACGTCTTGTTCGGGAATTAAAACAATTTAATATTGATGTAACCCATGCGTAA
- a CDS encoding bifunctional folylpolyglutamate synthase/dihydrofolate synthase, which yields MIHTYEEAIGWIHSRLKFGIKPGLERMRWMLEELGNPERHIKCVHLAGTNGKGSTLTYMRYMLEDAKYKVGTFTSPYIETFNERISVNGTPIADEEITELVKMVKPVVEKLDETDLGEATEFEIITVMAICYFGKVNFCDVVLFETGLGGRFDSTNVIHPVLTIITNIGHDHMHILGNTLGEIAYEKAGIIKSGVPVITGVQDEEALQVIQKVAKENRANLYEMGNHFTALHKQSSENGEQFDFTCPFASFEDVRIAMKGSHQVGNAALALMAVMYVKTYLSFLIEEEEIRTGLQEAYWVGRFEKLQSNPDIIIDGAHNPEGIESLVKTVESHYKDKNVIVLFTALGDKQLHNMVGQLETIADEIIFTTFAFDRAISAGELASYAKKESKLVFENWKEAIDTKVEMIGENDVFIITGSLYFISEVRKYIREKN from the coding sequence GTGATACATACATACGAAGAAGCGATAGGGTGGATTCATAGCCGATTGAAATTTGGTATTAAACCGGGATTAGAAAGAATGAGATGGATGCTAGAAGAGCTCGGAAATCCAGAGCGCCACATAAAATGTGTTCATCTTGCTGGTACAAATGGAAAAGGTTCAACGTTAACATATATGCGCTACATGTTAGAAGACGCAAAATATAAGGTAGGAACATTTACCTCACCTTATATTGAAACATTTAACGAGCGTATTAGTGTGAACGGAACACCAATTGCAGATGAAGAGATTACTGAACTTGTAAAGATGGTAAAGCCAGTCGTTGAAAAACTAGACGAGACGGATTTAGGGGAAGCGACTGAGTTTGAAATTATTACTGTTATGGCAATTTGTTATTTCGGTAAAGTTAATTTCTGTGATGTTGTTTTATTTGAAACAGGACTTGGAGGGCGTTTTGACTCTACAAATGTGATTCATCCTGTTCTCACGATTATTACGAATATCGGCCACGATCATATGCACATTTTAGGTAATACACTAGGAGAAATTGCATATGAAAAGGCGGGGATTATTAAGTCTGGTGTTCCGGTTATTACTGGTGTGCAAGATGAGGAAGCGTTGCAAGTCATTCAAAAAGTTGCAAAGGAAAATCGTGCAAACTTATATGAGATGGGCAACCATTTTACAGCGTTACATAAACAGTCTAGTGAAAATGGCGAACAGTTTGATTTCACTTGTCCTTTCGCCTCTTTTGAAGATGTGCGGATCGCAATGAAAGGCAGCCATCAAGTAGGAAACGCAGCACTTGCACTTATGGCAGTCATGTATGTAAAAACATACTTATCATTTTTAATTGAGGAAGAAGAAATAAGAACTGGATTACAGGAAGCGTATTGGGTAGGGCGCTTTGAAAAATTGCAAAGTAATCCAGATATTATTATAGATGGTGCTCATAACCCAGAAGGTATTGAAAGCCTTGTGAAAACGGTAGAATCACATTACAAAGATAAAAACGTAATAGTTTTATTTACTGCTCTTGGTGATAAACAATTGCATAATATGGTAGGTCAATTAGAAACCATTGCCGATGAAATTATTTTTACAACATTCGCCTTTGATCGTGCTATTTCAGCAGGCGAGCTTGCGTCGTATGCAAAGAAAGAGTCAAAATTAGTTTTTGAAAATTGGAAAGAGGCAATTGATACGAAGGTTGAAATGATTGGAGAAAATGATGTTTTTATCATAACAGGTTCTCTTTATTTCATTTCGGAAGTTCGAAAATATATTCGCGAGAAAAACTAG
- a CDS encoding valine--tRNA ligase: protein MSNTEKNLPTKYDHMSVEEGLYQWWLEGKYFEATGDEKKQPYTIVIPPPNVTGKLHLGHAWDTTLQDILTRTKRMQGYDVLWLPGMDHAGIATQAKVEGKLREEGISRYDLGREKFLEKAWEWKEEYASHIRQQWGKVGLGLDYSRERFTLDKGLSDAVNKVFVQLYEKGLIYRGEYIINWDPATRTALSDIEVIHKEVQGAFYHMNYPLTDGSGHIRLATTRPETMLGDTAVAVHPEDDRYKHLIGKTVTLPIVGREIPIIADEYVEKDFGTGVVKITPAHDPNDFEVGNRHDLPRILVMNEDGSMNEKAGKYNGMDRFECRKALVKDLQEAGVLVEIEPHMHSVGHSERSGAVVEPYLSTQWFVKMAPLAEKAIELQQKEEEKVTFVPDRFENTYLRWMENIHDWCISRQLWWGHRIPAWYHKETGEVYVGTEAPADIENWNQDNDVLDTWFSSALWPFSTLGWPNEDAADFKRYYSTDALVTGYDIIFFWVSRMIFQGLEFTGERPFKDVLIHGLVRDEQGRKMSKSLGNGIDPMDVIEKYGADAMRFFLSTGSAPGQDLRFSMEKVESTWNFINKIWNASRFVLMNMDDMKYEEIDLTGEKSVADKWILTRLNETIESVTRNMDKYEFGEAGRSLYNFIWDDFCDWYIEMAKLPLYGEDEAAKKTTRSILAYVLDQTMRLLHPFMPFVTEKIWQHLPHEGESITVAAWPTVREDLQDTEAAAEMHLLVDIIRSVRNIRAEVNTPMSKKVQMQIKAKDEAVLAQLTKNSSYIERFCNPSELTIQTDLQAPEKAMTAIVTGAELFLPLADLINLDEERARLEKELEKFDKEVERVQKKLSNQGFVAKAPAAVIEGERAKEQDYLEKREAVRQRLADLEK, encoded by the coding sequence ATGTCAAACACGGAAAAGAATTTACCAACTAAATATGATCATATGTCCGTTGAAGAAGGCCTTTATCAGTGGTGGCTAGAAGGCAAATATTTTGAAGCAACAGGAGACGAGAAGAAACAACCGTATACAATTGTAATCCCACCTCCGAACGTAACTGGTAAGTTACACTTAGGTCATGCTTGGGATACAACTCTTCAAGATATTTTAACTCGTACGAAGCGTATGCAAGGTTACGATGTATTATGGCTTCCAGGAATGGACCATGCGGGTATCGCAACACAAGCGAAAGTAGAAGGGAAACTTCGTGAAGAAGGTATTTCACGTTACGATCTTGGCCGTGAGAAATTCCTTGAAAAGGCTTGGGAATGGAAAGAAGAATACGCTTCTCATATTCGTCAACAATGGGGGAAAGTTGGTTTAGGACTAGACTATTCTCGCGAACGCTTCACATTAGACAAAGGTTTATCTGATGCGGTTAATAAAGTATTCGTTCAATTATACGAAAAAGGCTTAATTTACCGCGGTGAATATATTATCAACTGGGATCCAGCAACACGCACAGCTCTTTCTGATATCGAAGTAATTCATAAAGAAGTTCAAGGTGCATTCTACCATATGAACTATCCGTTAACAGATGGTTCTGGACACATTCGTCTTGCAACAACTCGTCCAGAAACGATGCTTGGTGATACAGCAGTAGCGGTTCATCCAGAAGACGATCGTTACAAACATTTAATTGGAAAAACAGTTACACTTCCAATCGTAGGTCGTGAGATTCCGATTATTGCTGATGAGTACGTAGAAAAAGACTTTGGAACAGGTGTTGTAAAAATTACACCAGCACATGACCCGAATGACTTTGAAGTAGGTAACCGTCACGACTTACCACGCATCTTAGTAATGAACGAAGATGGATCGATGAACGAAAAAGCTGGTAAGTATAACGGCATGGATCGTTTCGAATGCCGTAAAGCGTTAGTAAAAGACTTACAAGAAGCGGGCGTATTAGTAGAAATCGAGCCTCATATGCATTCAGTAGGTCATAGTGAGCGTAGTGGTGCAGTTGTGGAACCTTACTTGTCAACACAATGGTTCGTAAAAATGGCTCCACTTGCAGAAAAAGCAATTGAGCTTCAACAAAAAGAAGAAGAGAAAGTAACGTTCGTACCAGATCGTTTTGAAAACACATACTTACGCTGGATGGAAAATATCCACGACTGGTGTATTTCTCGTCAATTATGGTGGGGACACCGCATTCCAGCTTGGTATCATAAAGAAACTGGTGAAGTATACGTAGGTACAGAAGCACCAGCAGATATTGAAAACTGGAATCAAGATAACGACGTACTTGATACATGGTTCAGTTCAGCGTTATGGCCATTCTCAACACTTGGTTGGCCAAATGAAGATGCAGCAGACTTTAAACGTTACTATTCAACAGATGCGTTAGTAACTGGTTATGACATTATCTTCTTCTGGGTATCTCGTATGATTTTCCAAGGTTTAGAGTTTACAGGCGAGCGTCCATTTAAAGATGTATTAATTCACGGTTTAGTTCGTGATGAGCAAGGACGTAAGATGAGTAAATCTCTTGGTAACGGTATTGATCCAATGGACGTTATCGAGAAGTACGGTGCAGATGCAATGCGTTTCTTCTTATCAACAGGAAGTGCACCAGGTCAAGATTTACGTTTCAGCATGGAGAAAGTAGAATCTACTTGGAACTTCATTAATAAAATTTGGAATGCATCACGTTTCGTATTAATGAATATGGATGACATGAAGTATGAAGAAATCGATTTAACTGGTGAAAAATCAGTTGCGGATAAGTGGATTTTAACTCGTTTAAATGAAACAATCGAAAGCGTAACACGTAACATGGATAAATATGAGTTCGGTGAAGCTGGTCGTTCATTATACAACTTCATTTGGGACGATTTCTGTGACTGGTACATTGAAATGGCGAAACTTCCTCTATACGGTGAAGACGAAGCAGCTAAGAAAACAACTCGTTCTATTTTAGCTTACGTATTAGACCAAACAATGCGTCTATTACACCCATTCATGCCATTCGTAACAGAGAAAATTTGGCAACATTTACCGCACGAAGGCGAATCTATTACAGTAGCAGCGTGGCCAACAGTTCGCGAAGATTTACAAGATACAGAAGCTGCGGCAGAAATGCACCTTCTAGTTGATATCATTCGCTCTGTTCGTAACATCCGTGCAGAAGTTAATACGCCAATGAGCAAAAAAGTTCAAATGCAAATTAAAGCAAAAGATGAGGCTGTACTTGCTCAACTTACGAAAAACAGTTCTTACATTGAGCGTTTCTGTAACCCAAGTGAATTAACAATTCAAACGGATTTACAAGCGCCAGAAAAAGCGATGACTGCAATCGTAACAGGTGCAGAGTTATTCTTACCGTTAGCTGATCTTATCAATCTTGATGAAGAGAGAGCGCGTCTTGAGAAAGAGCTTGAGAAGTTCGATAAAGAAGTAGAACGTGTACAGAAGAAACTTTCAAACCAAGGTTTCGTAGCGAAAGCTCCTGCAGCAGTTATTGAAGGAGAGCGTGCGAAAGAGCAAGATTACCTAGAAAAACGCGAAGCAGTTCGCCAACGTCTAGCGGATCTTGAGAAATAA
- the ysxE gene encoding spore coat protein YsxE, whose product MDMELRNRYEPIVRQYRLDTQHMEEHGSVTKIYTNQGPYALKKIEGGKLERNNFLHHIQYLKEKGFSNYVPIYHATDGNYILSDGTYNYYLMPWLERAEGNGEDNDQYHKMFQTLGTLHQKTVKEETYTEEDLEKHYTNISDRWESDGEMLEEFLVESEAKWYMSPFELQYCTYYHHVMRAREFATKQLNEWNDAMKEKETTRITFVHGNVSLNHFLFDYERNGYFISLEKSKFATPVQDIVGFYSRSLNTYPIARSDRFEWYQMYQKNFPFTKEEQLLMFAYMTYPSQFIRQIQSYKKRRERRNEENELLGVKSLQQAHWLVSNIEYFLSQLQAAQQGNG is encoded by the coding sequence ATGGATATGGAATTACGAAATCGCTATGAACCCATTGTAAGGCAATATAGATTGGATACGCAGCATATGGAAGAGCACGGAAGCGTAACGAAAATTTATACGAATCAAGGTCCATATGCGCTCAAGAAAATAGAAGGCGGGAAGTTAGAGCGGAATAACTTTCTGCATCATATTCAATATTTGAAGGAGAAAGGTTTTTCAAATTATGTACCTATATACCACGCGACGGACGGAAATTATATTTTAAGTGACGGTACGTATAATTATTATTTAATGCCTTGGTTAGAACGTGCGGAAGGGAACGGCGAAGATAATGATCAATACCATAAAATGTTTCAGACTCTCGGAACGTTGCATCAAAAAACGGTAAAAGAAGAAACGTATACAGAAGAGGATTTAGAAAAACATTATACAAATATATCCGATCGCTGGGAAAGTGATGGAGAGATGTTAGAAGAGTTTCTTGTAGAATCGGAAGCGAAGTGGTATATGTCTCCATTTGAACTGCAATATTGTACGTACTATCATCATGTAATGAGGGCGCGTGAGTTTGCAACGAAGCAATTAAATGAGTGGAACGATGCGATGAAAGAAAAAGAGACAACACGCATTACTTTTGTGCATGGTAACGTATCACTTAACCACTTTTTATTTGATTATGAACGGAACGGCTATTTTATTAGTTTGGAAAAATCGAAGTTTGCAACACCTGTGCAAGATATTGTAGGGTTTTATTCTCGGTCGTTAAACACATATCCAATTGCGCGAAGTGATCGGTTTGAATGGTATCAAATGTATCAAAAAAATTTCCCTTTTACGAAAGAAGAGCAACTACTCATGTTTGCGTATATGACGTATCCATCGCAATTTATCCGGCAAATCCAGTCTTATAAGAAAAGAAGAGAGCGTCGTAATGAGGAAAATGAACTTCTCGGAGTAAAGAGCTTGCAACAAGCGCATTGGCTCGTTAGTAATATAGAATATTTCCTTTCGCAATTACAAGCTGCCCAGCAAGGGAACGGATAA
- the spoVID gene encoding stage VI sporulation protein D, translated as MTYSLGGGKEVATDHSLRFSLKESVWFQKGQEVEELLSISLDPDVEIEELDHEVIVRGQLDLTGEYVARQDDSAYSLRDLSPAKSIDYVETREDGVNELVHSFPLEISIPRNRVKVIEELYVSIEEFDYELKENGCLQLLADISITGLCDEERIEDEEEEEETAYAELEVDSAQEEENRPTPHVEEPVYKESDEWEDYAFEPFQLEERKEQEVEEEEIEEHEFVEREEEKETTPQFELFGRKDFKKEQAKKQEEQEEETYSQRDENALYLTKLFTKEPEEEFTKLRMYFVQEGDTIESVAERYETSVQNLYRVNQTEDIYLTTGQIIYIPVSRAKAK; from the coding sequence ATGACATATAGTTTGGGAGGGGGAAAAGAAGTGGCAACAGATCATTCATTACGTTTTTCATTAAAAGAATCTGTTTGGTTCCAAAAAGGACAGGAAGTCGAAGAACTTTTGTCAATTTCGTTAGATCCAGACGTTGAGATAGAAGAGCTTGATCATGAGGTTATTGTGAGAGGGCAATTAGATTTAACGGGAGAGTATGTTGCAAGGCAAGATGATTCAGCTTATTCATTAAGAGATCTATCGCCAGCGAAGTCAATAGATTATGTAGAAACAAGAGAAGATGGGGTTAATGAACTTGTTCATTCCTTTCCGCTTGAAATATCAATCCCAAGAAACCGTGTGAAAGTAATTGAAGAACTATATGTATCCATCGAGGAATTTGATTATGAACTAAAGGAAAATGGTTGCTTACAATTATTAGCGGATATATCTATTACAGGTTTATGTGATGAAGAACGCATCGAGGATGAAGAGGAAGAGGAAGAAACGGCGTATGCTGAGTTGGAAGTTGACTCAGCACAAGAGGAGGAAAATAGACCAACGCCGCACGTAGAAGAACCAGTTTATAAGGAATCAGATGAGTGGGAAGATTATGCATTTGAACCGTTCCAACTAGAAGAAAGAAAAGAGCAGGAAGTAGAGGAAGAGGAAATAGAAGAACATGAATTTGTAGAGCGTGAAGAGGAGAAAGAAACAACGCCGCAATTTGAATTGTTCGGACGAAAAGATTTCAAGAAAGAACAAGCGAAAAAACAAGAAGAACAAGAAGAGGAAACGTATTCACAGCGAGATGAAAATGCGCTGTATTTAACGAAATTATTTACGAAAGAACCGGAAGAAGAATTTACAAAGTTAAGAATGTATTTCGTGCAAGAAGGAGATACGATCGAATCGGTTGCAGAACGTTATGAAACATCTGTACAAAACTTATACCGTGTCAATCAAACAGAAGATATATATTTAACTACAGGACAAATTATTTATATTCCTGTTTCAAGAGCAAAAGCGAAATAA
- the hemL gene encoding glutamate-1-semialdehyde 2,1-aminomutase: MRKFDKSIAAFEEAQDLMPGGVNSPVRAFKSVGMNPLFMERGKGSKVYDIDGNEYIDYVLSWGPLIHGHANDRVVEALKAVAERGTSFGAPTEIENKLAKLVIERVPSIEIVRMVNSGTEATMSALRLARGYTGRNKILKFIGCYHGHGDSLLIKAGSGVATLGLPDSPGVPEGVAKNTITVAYNDLESVKYAFEQFGDDIACVIVEPVAGNMGVVPPQPGFLEGLREVTEQNGALLIFDEVMTGFRVAYNCGQGYYGVTPDLTCLGKVIGGGLPVGAYGGKAEIMRQVAPSGPIYQAGTLSGNPLAMAAGYETLVQLTPESYVEFERKAEMLEAGLRKAAEKHGIPHHINRAGSMIGIFFTDEPVINYDAAKSSNLQFFAAYYREMVEQGVFLPPSQFEGLFLSTVHSDADIEATIAAAEIAMSKLKA; this comes from the coding sequence ATGAGAAAATTTGATAAGTCGATTGCAGCGTTTGAAGAGGCTCAAGATTTAATGCCTGGTGGCGTAAATAGCCCAGTTCGTGCATTTAAGTCTGTCGGTATGAACCCGTTGTTTATGGAGCGTGGAAAAGGCTCTAAAGTATATGATATCGATGGGAATGAATACATCGATTACGTATTATCATGGGGTCCTTTAATTCATGGACATGCAAATGATCGTGTTGTTGAGGCTTTAAAAGCTGTTGCGGAAAGAGGTACAAGCTTCGGTGCCCCAACGGAAATTGAAAATAAATTAGCGAAACTTGTTATTGAGCGTGTACCGTCAATTGAAATTGTGCGTATGGTTAACTCTGGAACAGAAGCAACAATGAGTGCGCTACGTTTAGCTCGTGGTTATACAGGCCGTAACAAAATTTTGAAATTTATCGGTTGTTATCACGGTCATGGTGACTCGTTATTAATTAAAGCGGGTTCTGGTGTAGCAACGCTAGGTTTACCAGATAGCCCTGGTGTACCAGAAGGTGTAGCGAAAAATACGATTACAGTAGCGTATAACGATTTAGAAAGTGTGAAATACGCTTTCGAGCAATTCGGCGATGATATTGCTTGTGTCATTGTAGAACCAGTAGCAGGGAACATGGGTGTTGTTCCTCCGCAACCAGGATTTTTAGAAGGTCTTCGTGAAGTAACAGAACAAAATGGTGCATTGCTTATTTTTGATGAAGTAATGACAGGATTCCGAGTTGCTTATAATTGTGGACAAGGTTATTACGGTGTAACACCTGATTTAACTTGTTTAGGTAAAGTAATCGGTGGTGGATTACCGGTAGGAGCATACGGTGGTAAAGCAGAAATTATGCGCCAAGTTGCACCGAGCGGACCGATTTACCAGGCAGGTACTTTATCAGGTAACCCACTTGCAATGGCAGCAGGTTATGAAACGTTAGTACAGTTAACGCCAGAATCATATGTAGAATTCGAGCGTAAAGCTGAAATGTTAGAAGCTGGCTTACGTAAAGCGGCTGAAAAACATGGTATTCCGCATCATATTAACCGTGCTGGTTCTATGATTGGTATCTTCTTTACAGATGAACCAGTTATTAATTACGATGCAGCAAAATCTTCAAACTTACAATTCTTTGCGGCTTACTATCGTGAAATGGTAGAACAAGGGGTATTTTTACCGCCATCTCAATTCGAAGGTTTATTCTTATCGACAGTACATAGTGATGCTGATATTGAAGCGACGATTGCAGCGGCCGAAATTGCAATGTCAAAATTAAAAGCTTAA